One Eremothecium cymbalariae DBVPG#7215 chromosome 2, complete sequence DNA window includes the following coding sequences:
- the SRL1 gene encoding Srl1p (similar to Ashbya gossypii AAL092C), which yields MKFSVSASLLAFASTAVFAQPLYSNQTITTLSPSSSSSASVFSYSSIPYSHSEIALPNGLYTSVNSDDDTTSTVTLLTTITLDIPTTTFDNTAPTAHANSSDAANSGTRTTPDIFTTASVTTVKTVTPAEGTPYVTTDFHNTVLLATDNNDCPAQETVTVTQYATTQYVTVTTTVHDTESTGPAATAYSSSSNTLEKPVQTPTFVGFYSNSTNQHY from the coding sequence ATGAAGTTCTCTGTTTCTGCCAGCTTGTTAGCTTTTGCTTCTACCGCTGTATTCGCCCAACCTCTCTATTCCAATCAGACTATCACCACTTTAAGCCCATCATCAAGTTCTTCCGCCTCCGTTTTCTCCTACAGTTCTATTCCTTACTCTCATTCTGAAATTGCTCTTCCAAACGGATTGTACACTTCTGTCAacagtgatgatgatactACCTCCACTGTTACATTGTTGACCACTATCACTCTGGACAtccccaccaccaccttCGACAACACTGCTCCTACGGCTCATGCAAACTCAAGTGACGCAGCTAATTCTGGCACTCGCACCACCCCTGACATTTTCACCACCGCGTCTGTCACGACAGTCAAGACTGTCACCCCAGCTGAAGGCACGCCATACGTCACTACCGATTTCCACAACACCGTCCTTCTTGCCACCGACAACAATGATTGCCCTGCCCAAGAGACTGTGACTGTTACACAGTATGCTACCACTCAGTACGTGACTGTCACTACAACTGTCCATGACACCGAGAGTACTGGACCTGCTGCTACTGCCtactcctcctcctccaatACGTTAGAAAAGCCAGTCCAAACCCCAACCTTTGTTGGGTTCTACTCCAACTCTACTAACCAACATTACTAG
- a CDS encoding uncharacterized protein (similar to Ashbya gossypii AAL091C) has translation MDEDQESCQLLGFVSILIQFCMGTAAIGGLLIKRHYEHPKRTWIVWSYDLGKQMFGSLGVHFLNVILSILKAKGLLFNIAVDYRGHGEDKGEQCDWYFINLLMDTTVGIPILWCWLRLIYKTMKYFNVTNIESGNYYPVLEKPDIYSSQHSSSKQGPMFTAFLKQLLIFISGLALMKGCIYLILSYFETFADFFANLVLGWSDRWPNFQVFLVMFVFPVALNCFQYFCIDNIIKLPSDHLNKQNINSFDQESIIEENGIYVSTYNQIIKASYGTV, from the coding sequence ATGGATGAAGATCAAGAATCTTGCCAATTGTTGGGATTTGTATCAATACTGATACAGTTCTGTATGGGTACTGCGGCGATCGGAGGGTTGTTGATCAAGAGACATTATGAGCATCCGAAAAGAACGTGGATCGTTTGGTCGTATGATTTGGGGAAACAAATGTTTGGATCGCTAGGGGTACATTTTCTAAACGTGATCTTAAGCATTTTAAAGGCTAAGGGTTTGCTGTTCAATATTGCAGTAGATTACAGGGGTCATGGTGAGGACAAAGGCGAGCAGTGCGACTGGTATTTTATCAATCTTTTGATGGACACCACGGTGGGGATACCAATACTTTGGTGCTGGTTGCGATTGATTTACAAAacaatgaaatattttaacGTCACCAATATTGAAAGTGGTAACTACTATCCTGTTTTGGAAAAGCCAGATATTTACAGCTCACAACACTCTAGTTCAAAGCAGGGGCCGATGTTTACAGCTTTCTTAAAACAGTTATTAATCTTTATCTCTGGGTTAGCGTTGATGAAGGGCTGCATTTACCTCATATTAAGTTACTTTGAAACCTTTGCAGATTTCTTTGCAAACCTTGTTCTTGGTTGGTCCGATCGTTGGCCCAACTTTCAAGTTTTCCTAGTAATGTTTGTGTTCCCTGTCGCCCTTAACTGCTTTCAATATTTCTGtattgataatatcattaaGCTACCTTCGGACCACTTGAACaagcaaaatatcaatagcTTCGATCAGGAATCCATCATCGAAGAGAATGGCATTTACGTTTCTACATACAATCAGATCATAAAGGCCTCTTACGGCACAGTTTAG
- the BEM4 gene encoding Bem4p (similar to Ashbya gossypii AAL090C): protein MDYEEILFGLKEVLEADKALDIKVEEEGCLGSYVSVLDRLAVHLRSQSNRDIVRESGLLGKLFRSLGVILDGAFHGGENKAELFQLGSEVIRCIANCFIDNDKNRKLFIEPHSTKRNEILDYHVGLILKLESADRCISGLQMRTIVMVRNLCFESEEYRSRCVEPVVGPLILFLKRHSQDYLEEEFSSAVVLGLQFLCDIMGVFYSQFDIENIMFFATLLRRAAATLESSNTRDSSAEEEQQQQQQQEEEEEEPCNEIVICLTQIIETCLDKNSKLDFSDLCRNSKLQRTLLETLDILYEKTFINKLIVMRSITSSIGYVSASKINSNKQDRPMCYELLNSSKNGYVISAALFVLSNSISERNDVEEILRHTSLAQFVNCTVYFKDPIQYQSFLDIFKKCLNLSTVSTFPVSDHSRLFNLLKLCHDQCRYYPSVSPILEGLLNKILVTFTGSSLLAATLLQDMVAEIGGVPACLMLDKISKQRDNASEDTFSKLFDAIFRFNDVTTSNEGTSIQYLFHMTKSIGMYLHDCSPNGSNLLLTKYTDSLLLLFKSIISLQDKNDPGSKSVWNNAKFDAGMILKLNKNATEPPSPQLSELLHTCRSLF from the coding sequence ATGGATTATGAGGAGATATTGTTTGGTTTGAAGGAAGTGTTGGAGGCGGATAAGGCACTAGATATAAAAGTAGAGGAAGAAGGCTGCTTAGGAAGTTATGTATCAGTATTGGATCGTTTAGCTGTACATCTACGGTCTCAATCTAATAGGGATATTGTGAGGGAGTCTGGATTGTTAGGCAAGTTATTCCGGAGCCTGGGCGTAATATTGGATGGTGCGTTCCATGGAGGGGAGAATAAGGCAGAATTGTTCCAATTAGGCTCTGAGGTTATTCGTTGTATAGCCAACTGTTTTATTGACAACGATAAAAATCGGAAACTGTTTATTGAGCCACATTCGACTAAGAGAAATGAGATTTTAGACTATCACGTTGGActgattttgaagttagAATCTGCAGACCGGTGTATTAGTGGGTTGCAGATGAGGACAATAGTTATGGTGCGGAATCTTTGCTTTGAAAGCGAGGAGTATCGCAGTCGGTGTGTTGAACCTGTAGTTGGCCCATTGATACTGTTCTTGAAAAGACACTCGCAGGATTATCTTGAAGAAGAGTTTTCAAGTGCAGTTGTACTTGGATTGCAATTCTTGTGTGATATTATGGGTGTTTTTTATTCGCAATTTGATATTGAGAACATTATGTTCTTTGCCACATTATTAAGACGAGCTGCTGCCACGCTTGAATCAAGTAACACTAGAGATTCGTCTGCGGAAGAGgagcaacaacaacaacaacaacaagaagaagaagaagaagaaccGTGCAATGAAATTGTGATCTGTTTAACACAAATCATCGAGACTTGTTTGGATAAAAACTCCAAATTAGACTTTTCGGATCTCTGTAGAAATTCCAAGCTTCAACGTACACTACTAGAGACTTTAGATATCCTATACGAAAAGACTTTTATCAATAAGCTGATCGTGATGAGGAGCATCACATCAAGTATAGGCTATGTTTCTGCCAGTAAAATAAATTCCAACAAACAGGATCGTCCTATGTGCTATGAGcttttgaattcatctAAGAATGGATATGTTATTTCTGCCGCGTTATTCGTTCTCTCAAACTCGATATCTGAGAGGAATGATGTTGAGGAAATACTCCGCCACACCTCCCTGGCTCAGTTCGTTAACTGCACTGTGTATTTCAAAGATCCTATCCAGTATCAAAGTTTCCTCgacattttcaaaaagtgCTTGAATCTATCCACAGTTTCAACTTTCCCCGTTAGCGATCATTCCCGCCTATTTAATCTTCTGAAACTATGCCACGACCAGTGTAGATATTACCCGAGCGTCTCACCCATACTCGAGGGATTGCTCAACAAGATTCTTGTAACCTTCACGGGCTCTTCTCTACTCGCTGCCACACTGCTCCAAGACATGGTCGCAGAGATCGGAGGCGTACCTGCCTGTCTTATGTTGGATAAAATTTCGAAACAGCGAGATAATGCTTCAGAAGATACCTTTTCCAAACTATTCGACGCCATCTTCAGGTTTAACGACGTTACAACGAGCAACGAGGGGACATCAATCCAATATTTATTCCACATGACGAAATCCATAGGCATGTATCTACACGATTGCAGCCCGAACGGAAGCAATCTTTTGTTGACCAAATACACCGACTCTTTACTGCTATTATTCAAGTCTATCATATCACTACAAGACAAAAACGACCCCGGCTCAAAGAGTGTCTGGAATAACGCGAAATTCGATGCAGGCATGATTCTAAAACTGAACAAAAATGCCACCGAACCACCCTCACCCCAACTCTCTGAACTATTACATACATGCAGGAGCTTGTTCTAA
- the ENV9 gene encoding Env9p (similar to Ashbya gossypii AAL089W) encodes MGKLKLEELPYYNPATERKVALVTGGNSGIGWYTVLHLYMHGFIVYVGGRNSSKVHKAINEIKEEAERRQDHSVTDTENEPERSFGEMRYLAIDLTDLKSVDKAAQKFMSCENSLDVLINNAGVMALPYELTIDGLEVQMQTNYVSHFLLTMRLLPYVKKCYGRVITLSSIGHNLQFRHFSLDQHFDYRPNILFTWMRYAMAKTASIQFTKMLAIKHPDVMCISVHPGLVMNTNLFSYWTRLPIVGIIFWILFQIIGFFFGVSNEEGSLSTLKSALSTNLTLEKDNGKYFTTGGVESKPSSVAKNLDHAASTWIWTVHKLRDRGFNV; translated from the coding sequence ATGGGGAAGTTAAAGCTCGAGGAATTGCCCTATTATAATCCGGCGACCGAAAGAAAAGTTGCGTTAGTCACCGGTGGTAACAGCGGTATTGGCTGGTATACTGTTTTACATCTCTATATGCACGGTTTTATCGTATATGTTGGCGGTCGAAACAGTTCCAAAGTTCACAAGGCCATAAATGAGATCAAGGAAGAGGCGGAAAGGAGACAGGACCATTCTGTCACTGACACAGAAAATGAACCAGAACGAAGTTTCGGGGAGATGCGTTACTTGGCTATCGATTTGACAGACTTGAAGTCTGTAGATAAAGCAGCCCAGAAATTCATGTCGTGCGAAAATTCTCTCGATGTGCTCATAAACAATGCGGGAGTCATGGCTTTGCCCTATGAGCTTACTATCGACGGGTTAGAGGTGCAGATGCAGACGAATTATGTTTCGCATTTCCTTCTTACTATGAGACTTTTACCGTACGTTAAGAAGTGCTATGGGAGGGTAATCACGCTGTCTTCGATTGGGCATAATCTCCAATTTAGGCATTTCAGTCTGGATCAACATTTTGATTACAGGCCAAACATTCTGTTTACATGGATGCGATATGCGATGGCTAAAACCGCTTCCATCCAATTCACTAAAATGCTTGCAATTAAGCACCCAGATGTCATGTGCATCTCTGTACACCCAGGCTTGGTCATGAACACAAACTTGTTCAGTTACTGGACTCGCCTCCCCATTGTTGGCATCATTTTCTGGAtattatttcaaataatcggcttcttctttggtgTCTCCAACGAAGAAGGTTCCCTGAGCACATTGAAAAGTGCCCTTTCTACAAACCTAACCTTGGAGAAAGATAACGGAAAATACTTCACTACAGGGGGGGTAGAATCAAAACCTAGCTCCGTGGCCAAGAACCTGGATCATGCCGCTTCCACATGGATATGGACCGTTCATAAACTACGTGATAGAGGTTTCAACGTTTAA